Part of the Desulfolutivibrio sulfoxidireducens genome is shown below.
TGCCATGTTCAAGCTGCAAGCAAGAGGTCTGAAATGGCTCAAGGGGCTACATCTGATTGCGGTTTCCTGTTGGATTGGCGGCGGCGTGGCCCTCATCCTGCTTTATTTCTTGAAGGATGGCGTGTCGGACGGCGGCGTATTGTATGGGATAAACCAGAGCATTCATCATGTTGACAGATGCGTCGTGGTCATACCAGGCGCGTTCGGCTGCCTGATTACCGGGCTGATATTTTCATCATGCAGTAATTGGGGGTTTTTCAGGCATGGATGGATGATACTCAAGTGGATCGTCACTCTTGTCGCAATACTGTTTGGCACGTTCTTTCTTGGCCCATGGGAAAGGGCGATGATGCATATTTCCGGATCGCTTGGAATGTCCTCCCTGAGCAGCCAGGAATACCTTTACAATGAAAAGATGAACGTGATCTTTGGCGCCCTTCAAGTCCTGGTGCTGCTGATGGTCGTGTTCATTTCCATCCTGAAACCGTGGAAATCGATACGATCAAAAAAAGCTGCCAAATAACGACGGCATTGGGGACCACTGACGCGGCGTGGACGGTCATGGGCTTGCGGTCGGAGTCGTGATGGATGGGGCTGGCGGGGGCAATGACAAAGCCAAGGCGTTTTGAGGAAATGGGCGTCCAGGCCGTGCCGTGTCGCCTCCCCTGCACGGGGCGATGACGGAGCGAAGGCGTTTTGAGGAAAAAAGCCGGCGTCAGAAAACCGGCCCCGGTTGACGGAAAGGGCAGGGTGGGTTCGCGGGGGACCCTGCCCCGGATCGCCGGGAAGCCGTTTCACATGACGGGTGGTCATCCAAAACGCCCCCCCGGCGGTTTCTGGAACTGTCCTATTTGGCCTCCAGCACCAGGGTGATCATGGTGTCCTGTCCTTCCCCCTGGGGCATGGCCGCCACGGTGAAGGTGCCCTCGCCACGCGTGAAGGAGATGGTTCTGGCCTGGGGCAAGGCCATTTCCTGGGCGACTTCCCATCCCTTGGCCGTCAGGTGGGAGCGGTAATGCTCAATGACCTTTTCCGGGGCGTCCGGGGTGGTCAGCATGACCTGGGTGCCGCTGGCGTCCTTGGCGGCCATGGCCACCGTGGCCCCGGGATAGGGGGCCGCCTCACCGGCCATGGCCGGGGGATAGGCGACCTGGGCCGCGGCCGTCGCGATCATGGAGACAAGCAGCACAAGCGTCGAGACAATGCATCCGACGTGTTTCATGGAATTTCTCCGGCACGGGGTACTCGCCCCTTCCACGACGACGGACGGGCGGCGCATCTGTATTCCGGATATGGCCGCAAAAAGCAAGGGTGCGGGGCGGGCGGGATGATTACGGGGACACGGGAGGCCCTCTTCCGTGTCCCCGCAAGGTTTCAGTTCAGGCGGGATCGATAGAATTCCTCGAAAACCGCGTGCTTGCGAAGGCGAAGCTGATGCCTGGGGACACTTTGCAGGATCTCGGCCGAGGGGATCGGCTCCATTTCCCGCATGCTGTGAAAACGTCTGGCCCTTTCGTTGTCGAAGTGAAGGGGTAAGAGGTGCGACAGGAGCAAAACCGCCGTGTCCCGTTCCCGCAGGAGCGCGTCGGCCAAGGCCTCGGCGTGCAGCGCGTCCCGGAGTTGGACAACGGGCAATTCCCTTCCGTTGACGGTGATCGTGTGTTCCTCTTTCATTTGTTGAAATAACCTCCCTGTTCCATGCCATTTCAGGATGCGTCCGGCATCCAGGCTTCACTGGCGGTATCGGCCGGAAAATGGAAAAGTTTACCCCCTGCGCCGCCGTTTTGGGCGAGCCCTGGCGGACTGCG
Proteins encoded:
- a CDS encoding DUF2269 family protein, with product MFKLQARGLKWLKGLHLIAVSCWIGGGVALILLYFLKDGVSDGGVLYGINQSIHHVDRCVVVIPGAFGCLITGLIFSSCSNWGFFRHGWMILKWIVTLVAILFGTFFLGPWERAMMHISGSLGMSSLSSQEYLYNEKMNVIFGALQVLVLLMVVFISILKPWKSIRSKKAAK